The window TGGAGAAATTGCTGTTGCAACATTGAATAGCACCGGTAATTTCCTCACGCAGGGATTTCAGCAACCCGATACTTCATTTATCGACTTTGTTTATGAAAAGGAGGCAATAAATGGATTCACTATTTATCCAAATCCTGTTGCGGATGTACTCACCTGTAATATTAATTCTGAAGAAAAATATCTTTTCAGTATTGCAGATGGGGGAGGGCGACTAGTAGATGTGCCTCAGATCACTCAGGGTTTTCAGGTTTTTTTAAATGTGCGTTCTCTGGCACCGGGAATTTATTTTCTGAGTATTCTGAACAATACTGGAAAAAGGATTGCAACCAGGCAATTTGTAAAACCTTGAACATTCTACGCATTTCAAATTTCTCTCTTTTATCATTGAACTAAATTCTCTTCAATGGCAAATCCATTTCATCATTCAATTTATATAGAACATCTATGTTACGCCACCTCATTCTCATCGTCACCATTTTTACATTTCTAAATATTCAGGCGCAGACACCTCAGGCACTCAACTACCAGGCCGTCGCCCGTAATACAACGGGAGCCATCCTTGCGAATCAATCTGTTGGCATTCGTATTTCTATTACGGATGGAAGCGCAGGAGCAACGCTTTTCCAGGAAACACATACCGTTACAACCAACCAGTTTGGTTTGTTTACACTTGGTGTAGGTAATGGAACTGTTGTGAGTGGAATATTTTCTTCCATTCCCTGGGCCACAATCACTCCCTGGCTACAGGTGGAAATGGATCCCGCCGGGGGAAGTGCTTATGTGATGATGGGCAGTTCGGCTTTGCTGAGTGTGCCCTATGCCTTGCAGGCGCAGAAAGCAAATACCTCTGATGTAGCGACCAATATGACTTTGAATGATCTGACGGATGTTAACTCTACATCACCTTCATCCGGACAAGTGCTCAAGTACAATGGAACGAATTGGGTTCCTTCCCTCGACAGTAACAATACATACACGGCAGGCAGCGGTATCAACGTGGCAGGGAATGTCATTTCCAATACGGGAGATCTTAATTCCGCCGACGATATTACCAACAGCACTAGCGCGAACGGTGACCTGAGCGGAACCTATCCCAATCCGACTGTCGCGAAAATAAGAGGTGCTGCCGTTTCCACCACGGCACCGACAAACGGTCAAGTACTGAAATACAACGGCACGCAGTATGTTCCTTCAACGGATAATAATACAAGCTATACACAGGGAACGGGAATAAATATCAGCGGAAGTACGATCAGCAATACCGTTACCACTCTCGATAATCTTAGCGATGTGACCACAACGGGTGCGGCTTCCGGGCAGGTTTTGAAGTACAACGGCACAAACTGGATCCCCGGCACCGACAATACCTCCAGCAGCAGCGGCGGTGTAAACAGTTCTCCTCGTCTGAGCGGCGACGGCACACTAGGTTTTCCACTTGACATTGCACAACAGGGAGCAAGCAGCGGACAAGTGCTTCAATGGAACGGTACTTCCTGGAGCCCAGGTAGTGGTGCAACAGGTTATTGGACTGCAAACGGAAACAACATCACCAATTCTAATACAGGAAATATTGGAATAGGAACCTCTACGCCTCAGAGTAAATTGGATGTAAATGGCATCCTTTCCCTCAATGATTTTGAACTGAGATTGCGAAGCGGCAATAATGCTGACCATGGCTTGAAATACGATCCAACTATCGACGGTCCGTATCTCTTCGGTTACAATGGCGGCGCCCTCGGAACAAGCGGAATGCCCAATTCTTTAGAGTGGAGTTTTACCGGCGATGTTTCTGCAAAAAATAATTTCTATACAGAGCATTCCATCATCGTTGATGATGCAAGCGCAAACACCGGCAGTTTAAGCAACAGTTTAACTTTTGGAAACGGAAGCGGTGAAGGAATCGCCTCCAACCGAAATGCCGGTGTGAATCGATATGGATTGGATTTATATACGGGAAGTGCAAAAAGAATATCCATTGCGAATAGTGGTTTAGTGGGAATTGGAACTGCCGCTCCAACTCACAATTTGCAAGTACACAACAGCACCACTGCAACATCATCCATTCAACTAACAAATAATTTTACCGATAGCACAACTTTAGATGGCGGTTTGATTATGATGGACAATGATGAATTAATTATTGTAAACCAGGAACCTTCGAAAATAAAATTAAGAAATGGCGGAGTTGATCGGTTAACAGTTTCTCCCTTTGGCTTTGTTGGCATCGGTACAACAACTCCTCTTGCCAAACTTGATGTTAATGGCAACACTAATATTAATGGTACTTTAAAAATTACCGACGGCACAGAGGGCGCAGGAAAAGTTTTGACGAGTGATGCGAGTGGGAATGGGAGTTGGCAAACTACTGCTGCAGAGCAGGTTGTGTTTAAGGCACAATTGCAATTTAATTCAGTAACATTTAATGGTGTATATCATCAAATAATTTTTGATAGTGTTTTTGTTAATAACGGAAATGGCTACAATGAAACTACAGGCAACTTCACTGCTCCTTCTCCAGGATTATATTATTTTCATTCACAACTAGTTTGGCAAACCACATCTCTTCCGCACACTGTTGCCATTACCTTGGGTTCGAGCGCACATCCATCGGAAGAAACTGCTGACATTTCAGAAATGACATCAAGTAATGGCGATGCTGTAGCAACGATTACATCTGGCATATTTTATTTGAATGCCGGAGACATTGTGAAAGTTTGGGCCTCCGAAGAGTCTAGTGGTGATGCTACAGTCGTTGCTTTCTCTGGGAGGTCTAATTTTTTTGGCTATAAAATTTATTGAATAAGGCAATTTTGACTGCCCTAAATAAAATGTAAACTCGAGATATAAATACGGAGGTGGCCGAAAATCCGAAGAAGAGTAGGTAACAAATACTTGATATTATGTCAAATGCAAAAATTCAAGATTTTGAAGTTGTATGTGTTATTGAAGACGACGGTAGTTTAGTTGTAAATGATGGCGTAACTAATTCTGTGAATTATGAACGTGCTTATCAATTATTTAGAACGAGTCATGGAGATCTTTACGATCAAATTACATTTTTTTTAGACACACATAGCGGTATGCCATCCGATGGTCCTTATTTTAGTCAAATCTATAACAATGTATTAGGCATAGGATTAGAGCAAAGGGACACTCGTAGTAGATGGGGAACTACGAAACTACAAGGATATCATGTTATGGCACAATGGGCATTTCAAACTTGGCGCCACACTATGGGACAAGAATGGGGACATCAGTTTGCCGCATTTGCACATTACAGAAACCCGAGTACAGGGCCAGCACTTGGAGAGGAAATGGATGATCATATTAATTCTCAATATCCCGGTCACTGGTCTTCATTTCTTGACGATGACAGTTCTCCGATGGCTTATGATAGATTTAGTTGGATTGAAGTCGAACCAGGAAGATTTCGAATAATTGTGCGACCAATTGAAGATATGACTTATTCTGATCTTGATCTTTACCTTATGGGACTTAAGGGTCCAGAAGATGTTGGCGATTTTTTTATCCTTCGCAATCCCAATCGCATAGACGATTATAATTGGACAGCAACAAAAGTAGTGTTAACGATACAAGATTTTATTAATCATGAAGGTGTCAGGATTCCATCTGTCTCAAATTCTCCTAAGCATTGGAGACAAGCCTTTATAGTTCTGACAAAAGACATAAATATGGTTCGTGACTTTGCAGGAACAGTGAATTTTCAAAGATTAAAATGGGAACGGGATTTTCCAATTATGACAAAAGGAAGAGGACTAATTGTTACTAGTCTGGATAAAACCACCGATACAACTTCTTCGACTGGTCCTGCCAATATGTTAGATATTTCAAATTTAGAAATTTCTTTGTTGCAAAAAATTGGTGAATGGGGGAAAATGAAAGTTGGTGGACCAGGTGGCTGGCTAATCGTTATAAATGTTCCTAAGAATGGGCCAAAGGGACCAGTAATGCAAATCATTTCAACTGAATTAGCAAAAAAGCAAGGTTACGATGTAGAATCAATTAAAAAAATTAATAAAGAAATAATAGCTATGAACAAAGTCAACATTAATAACATTAAGAAGTTGGCAAAGCTATGTAGAATAAAAATGGTGTAGTTTTTTTTGGGGGGGCAAGTCGACTTATCTTTCAACCAAGTTGGTAGCTATTGATTGTAGGGTGAGTTATAGCGAGTTGTACCTAGGATCTATTTAGCACCAAAAATTGCAACCCAAGAGGTATTAATAGAAGCTCCTCTATTGCCATCATTATCAAATAATAAATCACTCCGTATGAAAAAAGCCAATCTTCTCCTTAGTATCATTTTTTGTGTGATTACCGGAATGGCACAGACTCCCCAAAGTCTCAACTACCAAGCCATCGCCCGTAACACTACAGGCGCAATCCTTGCGAATCAATCAGTAAGCATTCGTATTTCTATTACGGATGGCAGCGCAGGAGCAACCCTTTATCAGGAAACACATACCGTTACAACCAACCAGTTTGGTTTGTTTACACTCGGTGTAGGTAATGGAACTGTTGTGAGCGGAATATTTTCTTCTATTCCCTGGGCCACAATAACTCCCTGGCTACAGGTGGAAATGGATCCTGCCGGAGGAAGTGCTTATGTGATGATGGGGAGTTCGGCTTTGCTCAGTGTGCCCTATGCCTTACAGGCGCAGAAAGCAAATACCTCTGATGTAGCGACCAATATGGCATTGAATGATCTGACGGATGTAAATTCATCTTCAGCTGCATCCGGACAAGTGCTCAAGTACAACGGAACCAACTGGGCTCCTGCGCTTGACAGCAATACGACTTATACGGCAGGCAACGGTATTAACATAGCCGGAAATGTCATTTCCAATACGGGTGATACCAATGGAAATGATGACATCACCACCGGTACAACCGCGAACGGTGATTTGTCAGGAACTTATCCGAATCCAACTGTTGCAAAAATCAGGAATACAACTATCTCTGCAACATCCCCATCGAATGGACAGGTCCTGAAATACAACGGTACACAATGGGCGCCTGCAAGTGATAACAATGCCAGTTACACACAGGGAACAGGAATCAGTATTGCCGGAACGACAATCAGCAATACGGTGACAGCGCTTGACAATTTGAGTGATGTCACTACGACAGGCGCCGCATCAGGGCAGGTTTTAAAATACAACGGAAGTACCTGGGTTCCTTCTACCGACAATACTTCCAGCAGCAGCGGCGGAGTGAATATCACACCTCGTCTGAGTGGAGATGGAACGGCGGGAGCACCGTTGGATATTGCTCAGCAGGGCGCGACAAGCGGACAAGTACTCCAATGGAACGGAAGCGCATGGACACCGGCGAGTACAAGTTCAAACAGCTGGACGACCAATGGTAACAATATCTCCAACAGCAATACCGGGAATGTTGGAATCGGAAACACATCTCCACTTGCAAAGCTGGATGTGAAAGGCAACATCGCCCTTAACGACAGCACACTTCTGTTAAGAGCCGGCAATGATCCCAACCATGGATTGAAATTCGATGCGACACTCAACGGCCCCAACCTTTTCGGTTTCGATGGCGGCGCCCTCGGAACCACCGGCATGCCGAATTCGCTCGAATGGAGTTTTACCGGTGATGTTGCTGCTAAGAACAACCTCAGCGTTCAGAACAATCTCAATCTGGACAATGCAAATACCAATGCAGGAACACTGAGTAATGGTCTCACCTTCGGAAACGGAAGCGGAGAAGGCATTGCCAGCAACCGCACGACAGCAACGAATCAATATGGTCTTGATTTTTATACCAACTCCACCAACCGCATGACCATCACCAATACCGGAAAAGTTGGCATCGGGAACACAAGTCCTTACGGACCCTTGAGTTTCTCAAACTCTGATGGAGATAAAGTTGTTTTGAAATACAGCGGCAATCCTAATAATGTAACAGGGCTTGGAACGCTGGGAAACAAATTAGTGATTAGCGGTGGTGATTATTTTGATTCGAGCAACGGGATTGTATTGGGCTATGGCAGCAGCAGCAATGGAATTGCAACAGTGATGTCCGTAACACCTTCGCCCGGACGGGTTGGTATTAACCAAACTCTTCCTTCTGCTACACTTGATGTAAACGGTACCTTTAAATTAACGGATGGAACACAGGGTGCAGATAAAGTTTTAACAAGTGATGCAAATGGAAATGCGAGTTGGATGAATTTACCGAGTGCAGTTGCTTGTTCCGCAGACAATTCAGGTGGGCAAAGCATAAATGATTCACTCCATTCCTTTTCCAATCAAACAGTTGTTTTTAAAAATGAATTTTATGATGATGGTGGTAATAATTATGATCCATTAACCGGAATATTCACAGCACCATCAGGTGGGATTTATCATTGCGATGCACTTGTTCTATTATTGAGATACTCAGGAAGTTCTCCAGGAAAAGTATGGTTAGGTATTTTTAAAAATAATATTTATGTTTCTGACGCGGCATTTAATTCAGATGCGGGATATTTCAGCATTATGATTAGTTTAGATATAAAACTCGTTGCAGGAGACAATATTAGATTTAAAGCTCTTAATAACTCTGGAGATAATTTTAAAATCTGGACAAATAATGGGGAGACAAGGATAAACATTCATAAGGTTTATTGAAAGGATTTATGCATTATAAAAACAAAAAGATAATGGCTTACATTTTAACAAAGACAAATGGAAAATTTACAATTTTTAGTGGATGTAAATGCGGAGGCAAAATAAAGAATTATGGGAAAAGTGTTTGCAACAGTTTTACACCTTCAGTTCCTATGAAAAAACCTGATTTGGCAATTTATAGCCAACTAGAAGAAATTCAAAATGGCAGAGTTCCTTCTTGGGATAGTCCAGATATTTCAACAAATGATTGGGGCCCATTTAAACTAAAAAGAGAAGCAACATTCATTGTTAGAAATTTATCAGATGTCCCTGCGATTAATGCATTAGCTCATTTTTATACTTCACCTTATGGAATAGGAACAAAAAGAGAATTAAAATCTTCGATGCGTTTTAGTATCGGGGCAAGAAGCAAGATTGAATTGCTTTTTCCACTTCATCAAACCACTTTAAGGGGTGAACAAAGATTAGGAGTTCACCTAGAATTAGAGCATCCTTTTGACTCGAATCGGATTAATAATTATGGTGCACAAGTGCATGACGGAGCTTATACAACAGAATCAGGGAAAGATTTTATATTCTCATTTCCGGTTATCAATGACTTTCATTCAAATAGAGATATTCAATTAAGCATTTTGCCAACTGATTTAATTACAACCATTGACCAAGGACTGATTAGAACTTATTCACCATTCGAACAAATTACTGTAAGTATTCACATAAGAATCCCAGAATATATGGTCGGCACTTCAGAGAATTTGCTTTATAAATCTATTTCAATTATTGGAAGGTCTTCAAATGGAGATTTGATTGGTGGGGTAACAAGATTAGTTTGGATTAATAATTAAAAATTCTAAATATTGATAGCATGAATTTGTTAAAAAGAATTTTGATGATTTTTACACCTATTCTAAGTAGAATTGGAATTTGCGGAAATGTAGGTTTTATTTCCGGAACA of the Bacteroidota bacterium genome contains:
- a CDS encoding T9SS type A sorting domain-containing protein, with product MKKIIFMGFCLFSLVSSSQSLERSVVAVSGNYYEQPGTGSLSFTLGEIAVATLNSTGNFLTQGFQQPDTSFIDFVYEKEAINGFTIYPNPVADVLTCNINSEEKYLFSIADGGGRLVDVPQITQGFQVFLNVRSLAPGIYFLSILNNTGKRIATRQFVKP